One part of the Capra hircus breed San Clemente chromosome 4, ASM170441v1, whole genome shotgun sequence genome encodes these proteins:
- the LOC108635893 gene encoding formin-like protein 5, with protein MASGERVRPPAPPHLPSAPRGGPPGVAEPSLLPGGSGGTRCLPSALRYRRDQVPPLLPLQLRPPPPPPPPSCMTQQNRSCRSKSQPSAQEAPQPGLGRGGGGTRQGPPPRGMLAPALHHTLFSQPRGMGTKSGSSRPGQAREESWGFGVRRDGTKEKGVKETPVEAGHCRGRRGRRGREVEGQTVKENKGGQRKVISSYLTS; from the exons GCGACCACCTGCGCCGCCCCACTTACCATCTGCCCCGCGGGGAGGGCCCCCCGGGGTGGCGGAGCCCTCCCTGCTCCCGGGCGGCTCTGGGGGAACTCGGTGTTTGCCTTCAGCCCTTCGCTACCGGAGAGATCaggttcctcccctcctccccctccagctccggccgccgccgccgccgccgcctccttctTGCATGACACAGCAGAACCGCAGCTGCCGCAGCAAGTCCCAACCATCCGCCCAGGAAGCGCCGCAACCGGGACTCGGGAGGGGCGGAGGGGGAACCAGGCAGGGGCCACCGCCGAGGGGGATGCTTGCCCCCGCTTTGCACCACACActcttttcccagcccaggggcatGGGAACAAAATCAGGCTCAAGCCGACCAGGCCAAGCCCGTGAGGAAAGCTGGGGGTTCGGCGTCAGAAGGGATGGGACCAaagagaagggtgtgaaggagaccccagttgagGCAGGTCAttgcaggggaagaaggggaagaagaggCCGAGAAGTCGAGGGCCAAACTGTGAAGGAGAATAAAGGAGGTCAAAGAAAG GTCATATCGTCGTACCTCACTTCCTGA